A portion of the Chryseobacterium tructae genome contains these proteins:
- a CDS encoding NAD(P)H-dependent oxidoreductase: MSLIENLNWRHAVKAYDPTKKVSNEDLNTILEAARLAPTSSGLQPFRIIVVENQELKEKMIAGALNPEVMRDSSHVLVFAAWDSYSNEKIDKVYDHHTDVRDLPRGRFGSYTDKIKEMYGAQTPEQHFAHTARQTYIALGIALAQAAELKIDSTPAEGFSNEIVDEVLGLKELGLKSVSLLYLGYRDEANDWLSSMKKVRLPMDEFIIKK; encoded by the coding sequence ATGTCATTAATAGAAAACTTGAACTGGAGACATGCTGTAAAAGCTTATGACCCAACAAAAAAAGTATCAAACGAAGATTTAAATACTATTCTGGAAGCAGCGAGGCTGGCTCCTACTTCATCAGGGCTGCAGCCTTTCCGTATTATCGTAGTAGAAAATCAGGAATTAAAAGAAAAAATGATTGCAGGTGCTTTAAACCCTGAAGTGATGAGAGATTCTTCACATGTTTTGGTTTTTGCTGCATGGGACAGCTATTCTAATGAGAAAATAGATAAAGTATACGACCACCATACCGATGTAAGAGATCTTCCAAGAGGTCGTTTCGGAAGCTACACAGATAAAATTAAAGAAATGTATGGAGCGCAGACTCCTGAACAGCACTTTGCACACACTGCCCGCCAGACTTATATTGCTTTAGGAATTGCTCTTGCTCAAGCTGCAGAACTTAAAATCGACAGCACTCCGGCGGAAGGATTCAGCAATGAAATAGTGGATGAAGTTCTGGGATTAAAAGAATTAGGCTTAAAAAGTGTAAGTCTTTTATATCTTGGATACCGTGACGAAGCCAATGACTGGCTGTCTTCTATGAAAAAAGTCCGTCTTCCAATGGATGAATTTATCATTAAAAAGTAA
- a CDS encoding MarR family winged helix-turn-helix transcriptional regulator: protein MELSNTPKLENQICFPLYVIAKEITGLYRPFLDELDITYPQYLVMMILWNGDGLTVSHIGEKLFLDSGTLTPLLKRLETKGFITRKRKKEDERVVEVFLDEAGKQLQKKACEIPGKIQEKIGIQPEELLELKETVLRILNKIEK from the coding sequence ATGGAACTTTCAAATACACCCAAACTAGAAAACCAGATCTGTTTCCCGTTATATGTAATCGCCAAGGAAATCACAGGATTATACCGCCCTTTTCTTGATGAATTGGACATCACCTACCCTCAATATCTCGTTATGATGATACTTTGGAATGGCGATGGGCTTACGGTAAGTCATATCGGAGAAAAGCTATTTCTGGATAGTGGAACGCTAACTCCCCTTCTCAAAAGACTGGAAACAAAAGGGTTTATCACGAGAAAACGTAAAAAAGAGGACGAGAGAGTTGTTGAAGTATTTTTAGACGAAGCCGGAAAACAGCTTCAAAAAAAAGCCTGTGAAATTCCGGGCAAGATCCAGGAAAAAATTGGGATACAACCTGAAGAACTATTGGAACTTAAAGAAACAGTCTTAAGAATATTAAACAAAATAGAAAAATAA
- a CDS encoding organic hydroperoxide resistance protein has product MKTLYTTKVTATGGRNGHVKSENGVLDLEVKMPKALGGANDDFTNPEMLFAAGYSACFDSALNRVISLGKVKTGETTVTAQVSIGQIENGGFGLAVELDVNIPGVSIEEAQALTEKAHQICPYSNATRNNIEVKLSVTNND; this is encoded by the coding sequence ATGAAAACGTTATATACAACAAAAGTGACTGCTACAGGCGGAAGAAATGGCCATGTAAAAAGTGAAAACGGAGTGTTGGATCTTGAAGTAAAAATGCCTAAAGCATTAGGAGGAGCTAATGATGACTTTACTAATCCTGAAATGCTTTTTGCTGCGGGATATTCTGCATGCTTCGACAGTGCATTGAACAGAGTGATCAGTTTAGGTAAAGTAAAAACCGGCGAAACTACTGTGACTGCTCAGGTAAGCATAGGACAGATTGAAAACGGAGGTTTTGGATTGGCTGTAGAACTGGATGTTAATATTCCTGGAGTTTCTATTGAGGAAGCACAAGCTTTAACGGAAAAAGCACACCAGATTTGTCCTTATTCTAATGCAACGAGAAACAATATTGAGGTGAAGCTTTCTGTCACCAATAATGATTAA
- a CDS encoding chitinase encodes MKTLPTILFSLGLFLIPYSCSFAQKNISLQQINEPKAATHINQLIDAKTWNLLFPNRNNIQGKNSNHQDFYSYQAFIKAAAHFPDFLNQGTQEDQKRELAAFLANIAQETSGGWDDAPGGYYKWGLYFIEENNKGNGNNYSDASKVNYPPAAGQAYYGRGPKQLSWNYNYGQFSEAWFGDKNILLKKPGLLAENNVLSFASAIWFWMTPQFPKPSCHDVMIGKWQPTEKDTESGRISGFGTTVNIINGGIECGQSTTQPKTKYRYEYYRYFCQYFGVDPGQNISCSTQKPFGN; translated from the coding sequence ATGAAAACACTACCTACCATACTATTTTCTTTAGGGCTTTTTTTAATTCCTTACAGCTGCTCTTTTGCACAAAAGAACATTTCTTTACAGCAGATTAATGAGCCTAAAGCAGCAACACATATTAACCAGCTTATAGATGCTAAAACCTGGAACTTGCTATTTCCCAACAGGAATAATATTCAGGGAAAAAATAGTAATCATCAGGATTTTTATTCTTATCAGGCATTTATAAAAGCTGCCGCTCACTTCCCTGATTTTCTGAATCAAGGAACTCAGGAAGATCAAAAGAGGGAGCTCGCTGCATTTCTTGCCAACATCGCTCAGGAAACAAGTGGCGGCTGGGATGATGCTCCGGGAGGTTATTATAAATGGGGACTTTATTTTATTGAAGAAAACAATAAGGGAAATGGGAATAATTATTCTGATGCTTCTAAGGTAAACTATCCACCTGCAGCAGGACAAGCTTATTACGGTCGTGGCCCTAAACAGCTCAGCTGGAATTACAACTATGGACAATTTAGTGAAGCTTGGTTTGGTGATAAAAATATACTTTTAAAAAAACCTGGACTTCTGGCTGAAAACAATGTTTTATCTTTTGCCTCTGCCATCTGGTTCTGGATGACCCCTCAATTCCCTAAACCTTCTTGTCATGATGTAATGATCGGAAAATGGCAGCCCACAGAAAAGGATACAGAAAGCGGAAGGATCTCTGGTTTTGGAACTACTGTAAATATTATCAATGGGGGGATTGAATGCGGACAATCTACCACACAGCCCAAAACAAAGTACCGTTATGAATACTATCGTTATTTTTGTCAATATTTTGGAGTAGATCCCGGACAAAACATTAGCTGCAGCACTCAAAAACCATTTGGTAATTAA
- a CDS encoding peptide deformylase, producing MKESLLSTDGGVGIAAPQVGINRKVIWVQRFDKEGTPLEYFINPVIVWRSDLQNLGPEGDLSIPDFRDQFYRSKVIQLEYVDLKGQKYSEVVEGFTAVIFQHEIDHLFGILISDKKEKEKNDSYKKVDAYQKSDLNKR from the coding sequence ATGAAAGAATCGCTTCTTTCAACCGATGGTGGAGTAGGAATTGCTGCCCCGCAGGTAGGAATCAACAGAAAGGTAATCTGGGTACAGCGTTTTGATAAAGAAGGAACACCTTTAGAATATTTCATCAATCCGGTGATTGTTTGGAGATCCGATTTGCAGAACCTTGGACCTGAAGGAGACCTGTCAATTCCTGATTTCAGGGATCAGTTTTATAGAAGCAAAGTCATTCAATTGGAATATGTAGATTTGAAAGGGCAAAAATATTCAGAAGTAGTAGAAGGATTTACAGCCGTTATCTTCCAACACGAAATAGATCATCTTTTCGGAATTTTGATCTCTGATAAAAAAGAAAAAGAGAAAAACGATTCCTATAAAAAGGTAGATGCTTATCAGAAAAGTGATCTGAATAAAAGATAG
- a CDS encoding ChaN family lipoprotein, whose translation MKNIFIAMLLAGFCTLSAQNFKAYQFYDQKGKEVKTDKLIKELSEYDVVFFGENHNSSINHWLQLKITEALYEKKNGKLILGAEMFERDNQAQLNQYLNGKLDAKTFKDSARLWNNYATDYKPLVDFAKNKKLNFIATNIPRRYASQTAKEGLESLNKLSEKEKTYIAQLPIKVTLDTPGYPEMKAMMGDHAEGTKVMNFISAQATKDATMAESILKNIQEGKTFIHYNGNYHSKEFGGTYWYIKQKNPNLKMAVISVFESEDPELKVPSKDYIPTEFNLIIPSDMTKTF comes from the coding sequence ATGAAGAATATTTTCATAGCGATGCTGCTTGCAGGGTTTTGTACATTAAGTGCACAGAACTTTAAAGCTTATCAGTTTTATGATCAAAAAGGAAAAGAAGTAAAAACCGATAAGCTAATCAAGGAATTGTCCGAGTACGATGTTGTTTTCTTTGGAGAAAACCATAATAGTTCTATTAATCACTGGCTTCAGCTTAAAATTACAGAAGCTTTGTATGAAAAGAAAAACGGAAAACTTATTCTGGGAGCTGAAATGTTTGAAAGAGATAATCAAGCTCAGCTTAATCAATATCTGAATGGAAAATTAGATGCCAAAACATTTAAAGATTCTGCCCGTTTATGGAATAACTATGCAACAGACTATAAACCTTTAGTAGATTTTGCTAAAAATAAAAAACTGAATTTCATAGCAACGAATATTCCACGAAGATATGCTTCACAAACAGCAAAAGAAGGATTGGAATCTTTGAATAAGTTAAGTGAGAAAGAAAAAACGTACATTGCTCAGTTACCTATCAAAGTAACATTGGATACTCCGGGATATCCGGAAATGAAGGCAATGATGGGTGACCATGCAGAAGGAACAAAGGTGATGAATTTTATTTCGGCCCAAGCAACAAAGGATGCTACAATGGCTGAGTCTATTCTGAAAAATATACAGGAAGGAAAGACCTTTATTCATTATAACGGTAATTATCACAGTAAAGAATTTGGTGGAACTTATTGGTATATCAAACAGAAAAATCCAAATCTGAAAATGGCTGTAATCTCTGTTTTTGAATCAGAAGATCCGGAATTAAAAGTTCCTTCAAAAGATTATATTCCAACAGAATTCAATCTGATTATCCCAAGCGATATGACGAAGACTTTTTAA
- a CDS encoding class I SAM-dependent methyltransferase produces MEKEELKTLAQNLANPQGEKGVEIGEMMNATNIGMTLESIRTLLIEDDENILEIGHGNADHVKSILSLAKGLKYTGIDISETMNLEAKRLNQKFEDQTEFVLYEGTKLPFENETFDKIFTVNTVYFWENPVEFLNEICRVLKDKGTFVLTFGQRDFMEKLPFTAYNFTLYNNDEMEELVSKSHFKRMKTSEKEEQIKSKTGNETIQRIYTILTIKK; encoded by the coding sequence ATGGAAAAAGAAGAACTAAAAACCCTTGCACAGAATCTTGCCAACCCTCAGGGAGAAAAAGGCGTAGAGATCGGAGAAATGATGAATGCCACTAACATCGGTATGACGTTAGAAAGTATCAGAACCCTTTTGATTGAAGATGATGAAAACATCCTTGAAATAGGCCACGGAAATGCAGATCATGTGAAAAGCATTCTCAGCCTGGCTAAAGGATTGAAATATACAGGGATTGATATTTCTGAAACCATGAATCTGGAAGCCAAAAGACTGAATCAAAAGTTTGAGGATCAGACAGAATTCGTTTTATATGAAGGAACAAAGCTTCCTTTTGAAAATGAGACTTTCGACAAAATATTTACAGTCAATACCGTTTACTTCTGGGAAAATCCAGTTGAATTTTTAAATGAAATCTGCAGGGTTTTAAAGGATAAAGGAACCTTTGTACTGACATTCGGGCAAAGAGATTTCATGGAAAAGCTGCCATTTACCGCTTATAATTTCACGCTTTATAATAATGATGAAATGGAAGAGTTGGTATCTAAAAGTCACTTTAAAAGAATGAAAACTTCTGAAAAAGAAGAACAGATAAAAAGCAAAACAGGAAACGAAACTATACAAAGAATCTATACAATTTTAACAATAAAAAAATAA
- a CDS encoding heme ABC transporter ATP-binding protein, which translates to MIKAHQINYKHKEFRILDGVDVSLEYGEFLAIVGPNGAGKSSLLSVLAHEVKSEKRKVLFKDKPIEDWNVKDLSIHKAKFSQHNSNDIPLEVKDVVMMGRYPYFDTQPGKADLEAMNNKMYETDIFHLKDREYNTLSGGEKQRVHLSRVMAQLENEVAHKLVFLDEPLNNLDIKHQYKALEIIKNFTRKANSAIVVLHDLNLAAQFADKILLMKSGQVSAYGTPEEVFTAENISHAYNFPCTICEHPITNNPMIIFG; encoded by the coding sequence ATGATCAAAGCACATCAAATTAACTATAAGCATAAAGAATTCCGTATTCTGGATGGGGTAGATGTCTCTTTGGAATATGGAGAATTTTTAGCGATTGTTGGCCCTAACGGAGCTGGGAAATCAAGTCTTTTAAGTGTTTTGGCTCATGAAGTAAAATCTGAAAAACGAAAGGTACTATTTAAAGATAAGCCCATTGAAGACTGGAATGTAAAAGATCTTTCAATACATAAAGCCAAGTTCTCACAACATAACAGCAATGATATTCCTCTTGAGGTAAAAGATGTAGTGATGATGGGAAGATATCCTTATTTTGATACGCAACCCGGAAAAGCAGATCTTGAAGCGATGAACAACAAGATGTATGAAACAGATATTTTTCATCTTAAAGACAGAGAATATAACACTCTATCCGGTGGAGAGAAACAACGTGTACATCTTTCAAGAGTAATGGCACAACTGGAAAATGAGGTCGCTCACAAACTGGTTTTTCTGGATGAACCTCTGAATAATCTGGATATCAAGCATCAGTATAAGGCGTTGGAAATTATCAAAAATTTTACCAGGAAAGCAAACAGTGCGATTGTTGTGCTTCATGATCTGAATCTTGCTGCACAGTTTGCAGATAAAATTTTATTAATGAAATCAGGACAGGTTTCCGCTTATGGAACTCCAGAGGAAGTCTTTACCGCAGAAAATATCAGTCATGCTTATAACTTTCCGTGTACCATTTGCGAACACCCCATTACTAATAACCCAATGATCATTTTTGGATAA
- a CDS encoding heme/hemin ABC transporter substrate-binding protein, producing MKKFILAASVLVAVYSCKKEEGAKKENTTEASSEAPKSNNKIVTLNGGITEIVSALGHEKEIVGTDVTSTYPASLKATAKNLGHVRSITIEPIMAVSPTLILASDKDINPELMGKIKSSGIKADVFKQEYTVEGTKKLIEDVAKAIGNTDYQKLNDKIDADLKQVQPLAKKPKVLFIYARGNMLMVAGKNTPMASLISLAGGENAVNEFEDFKPLTPEAVVKANPDVLFFFETGLQGAGGNEGALKMPGVSQTNAGKNKKIIAMDGGLVSGFGPRLGEAAVGLNKLLIENTK from the coding sequence ATGAAAAAATTCATCCTTGCAGCTTCTGTTCTTGTAGCAGTATACTCTTGCAAAAAAGAAGAAGGTGCAAAAAAAGAAAATACAACAGAAGCTTCTTCAGAAGCTCCAAAAAGCAATAATAAAATTGTAACCTTAAACGGTGGAATTACTGAAATTGTAAGTGCTTTAGGTCACGAAAAAGAAATTGTAGGAACAGATGTTACCAGTACGTATCCGGCAAGTTTAAAAGCTACAGCTAAAAATCTGGGGCACGTAAGATCTATCACAATTGAGCCGATTATGGCTGTAAGTCCTACCTTAATTCTTGCTTCTGATAAAGATATCAACCCTGAACTGATGGGGAAAATCAAGTCATCAGGAATTAAAGCAGATGTGTTTAAGCAGGAATATACGGTGGAAGGAACCAAAAAGTTAATCGAAGACGTTGCCAAAGCAATCGGAAATACAGATTATCAGAAACTGAATGATAAAATTGATGCAGATCTGAAGCAGGTTCAGCCATTAGCTAAAAAACCTAAAGTCTTATTCATTTATGCAAGAGGAAATATGCTGATGGTAGCAGGTAAAAATACCCCAATGGCCTCTTTAATTAGTCTTGCAGGGGGAGAAAATGCAGTAAATGAGTTTGAAGATTTCAAACCGTTAACTCCGGAAGCTGTTGTAAAAGCTAATCCTGATGTACTATTCTTCTTTGAAACAGGATTACAGGGAGCAGGAGGAAATGAAGGAGCGCTTAAAATGCCTGGAGTTTCACAGACAAACGCCGGAAAAAATAAGAAGATCATCGCAATGGATGGAGGGTTAGTTTCAGGTTTTGGGCCAAGACTAGGAGAAGCAGCAGTTGGATTAAACAAACTTTTAATTGAAAACACAAAGTAA
- a CDS encoding HmuY family protein, translated as MKYLKILSLLSIMAATQSCLSADEDPVAVRPMTGSEVNVTIGGATEPNQVWIDLSEFENPSINKRTDWDLGFYTGDDFRVIMNGSLAMTVIKIPNATDLGKVKEKNVESLMEIAQVGTFDAENLKYIDNPNGNFLTQTSGFETIKENDADNPIYLVNMGREMPAAGNVPAGAVSLSGDARGWKKVQIVRAQNGYKIRYADLNAESTNIKEYIIAKDTEYNFAFFNLKTGTPVKIQPKKKKWDLAFTTFTNEVFISPGNSAGSYFYADFIVTNTLNGVGAYQVNVTGSLDDAYSAFKLKDVDANKFVFNDHRAIGDKWRTTTGTSANPVPFVYSDRFFVLKDAEGFYFKLRFNTMKNSKSGERGFTNFEFDPL; from the coding sequence ATGAAATATTTAAAAATATTATCTCTTCTTTCTATTATGGCTGCTACACAGTCATGCCTTTCTGCAGACGAAGATCCGGTGGCTGTTCGTCCTATGACAGGATCTGAAGTAAATGTTACAATAGGGGGAGCCACAGAACCTAATCAGGTTTGGATTGATCTGAGTGAATTTGAAAATCCAAGTATTAACAAAAGAACAGACTGGGATCTTGGGTTTTATACCGGGGACGATTTTCGTGTGATCATGAATGGTTCTCTTGCCATGACTGTCATTAAAATACCTAATGCTACAGACCTTGGTAAAGTAAAAGAAAAGAATGTAGAAAGTCTTATGGAAATTGCTCAGGTAGGAACTTTTGATGCTGAAAACCTGAAATATATTGATAATCCAAACGGAAATTTTCTAACACAGACTTCAGGATTTGAGACGATCAAAGAAAATGATGCCGATAATCCCATCTATCTGGTTAATATGGGTAGAGAAATGCCAGCTGCAGGAAATGTACCTGCTGGAGCTGTTTCATTATCCGGAGATGCAAGAGGCTGGAAGAAAGTTCAGATTGTAAGAGCACAGAATGGATATAAAATTCGTTATGCAGATTTAAATGCTGAAAGCACAAATATCAAAGAATACATCATTGCAAAAGATACAGAATATAATTTTGCATTCTTTAATCTTAAAACAGGAACTCCTGTAAAAATTCAACCTAAAAAGAAAAAATGGGATCTGGCATTTACTACATTTACCAATGAAGTATTCATCTCGCCAGGAAATAGTGCCGGAAGTTATTTTTATGCTGATTTTATCGTAACCAATACCCTTAATGGAGTAGGTGCTTATCAGGTAAATGTAACCGGAAGTCTTGATGATGCATATAGTGCATTCAAACTAAAAGATGTAGATGCTAATAAATTTGTTTTTAATGACCACAGAGCGATTGGAGATAAATGGAGAACCACTACCGGAACATCAGCGAATCCTGTTCCGTTTGTATACTCAGATCGTTTCTTTGTACTGAAAGATGCTGAAGGTTTCTATTTTAAATTGAGGTTTAATACCATGAAAAATAGCAAATCAGGCGAACGTGGTTTTACCAACTTTGAATTCGATCCTTTATAG
- a CDS encoding TonB-dependent receptor plug domain-containing protein, translated as MKKKVLSILSLSIAVWMNAQEKDSLNQKKVEEVVITGQYKQQSINKSIYKVDVIDAVQIKNMAANNVADVLNQSLNIQVTPDSRSGNSTANIMGLNGDYVKILIDNIPVVGDTGLGSNIDLTKIALSNIERIEIVKGSMGVEYGNGAVAGVINIITKKNNTKKVSVRGSLQEETVRDNYDLKKKGKGRHIQNLNVDYNINNEWFANVNFNHNQFMGYEGNSEGYKYFGQDGKRGYEWNPKDQYEASALVRYSKNKTSFFYKMSYLKENFNFYNPEVSRRPLNDGLGGVEYESRDRKYNTHRWIHQFNIQTNLGHIRYMGDFSYQNQDRRYFDYNYDIPNRFVKSEQEEKSYYKTDVIYSRGMFSNFLDNKTFDFQLGYELDHTNGYAALIAGDFFGEAVKRKIFTYSNFLSAEWNISDRLSVRPGVRLSLSENFANQYNYSLSARYKTSENSNIRAIVGSANRFPKYDELYTYFVNLNHDIQGNPDLKPETGFSIGAFWDQNFTTGNDWRIAYSVDALYLDVRDRIDMMIIKEPSTYKYMNINRYKNMLLSANVDFRKDQFAFSVRGSVNGTSVSMTEVKNGAPEDFQYLVQAGASATYKLKNTDTNFSLYYKYTGDDRLYVSDAAGGVRLGKTDGFHMMDFIVSQPFWNNHFEIAVGVKNIFDVTSVRSTAMAGSAHTAASGTVNLYYGRSYFARLMFQF; from the coding sequence ATGAAGAAGAAGGTACTTTCCATTCTGTCATTATCCATAGCGGTTTGGATGAATGCGCAAGAAAAGGATTCTCTTAATCAAAAGAAAGTCGAAGAAGTTGTTATTACAGGACAGTATAAACAACAGTCTATCAATAAATCCATATATAAAGTTGACGTTATAGATGCCGTACAAATCAAAAATATGGCGGCCAACAATGTAGCTGATGTTTTGAATCAAAGTCTTAATATTCAGGTTACTCCGGATTCCCGATCAGGTAATTCTACGGCCAATATTATGGGACTTAATGGAGATTATGTAAAGATCTTGATCGACAATATTCCGGTAGTAGGAGATACAGGATTGGGCAGTAATATTGACCTTACTAAAATTGCTTTAAGTAACATTGAGCGTATTGAGATTGTTAAGGGAAGTATGGGAGTAGAATATGGAAATGGTGCTGTAGCCGGGGTAATCAATATCATTACAAAAAAGAATAATACAAAGAAGGTCAGTGTAAGAGGATCACTTCAGGAAGAAACAGTAAGGGATAATTACGATCTTAAGAAAAAAGGAAAGGGAAGACATATTCAGAATCTGAATGTTGATTATAATATTAATAATGAATGGTTTGCGAATGTGAACTTCAACCATAATCAATTTATGGGATATGAAGGGAATAGTGAAGGATACAAATATTTCGGTCAGGATGGTAAAAGAGGATATGAATGGAACCCGAAAGATCAGTATGAAGCTTCTGCATTGGTAAGATATTCAAAAAACAAGACATCATTCTTCTATAAGATGTCTTACCTGAAAGAGAATTTCAACTTCTATAATCCTGAAGTTAGCAGAAGACCTCTTAACGATGGGCTAGGAGGAGTAGAATATGAAAGCAGGGATAGAAAATACAATACACACCGTTGGATCCATCAGTTTAATATTCAGACGAATCTGGGACACATCCGATACATGGGAGATTTCTCTTACCAAAATCAGGACAGAAGGTATTTTGATTACAACTATGATATTCCCAACAGGTTTGTAAAAAGTGAGCAGGAAGAAAAATCTTATTATAAAACAGATGTAATCTATTCAAGAGGGATGTTCAGCAATTTCCTGGACAATAAAACTTTTGATTTCCAGCTTGGATATGAATTGGATCATACCAACGGATATGCTGCTTTGATTGCGGGTGATTTCTTTGGAGAAGCCGTAAAAAGAAAAATCTTTACTTATTCCAATTTCCTTTCTGCAGAATGGAATATTTCAGACCGCCTTTCTGTAAGACCAGGGGTAAGGCTATCCCTAAGTGAAAATTTTGCGAATCAGTATAATTATTCACTTTCCGCAAGATATAAGACTTCAGAAAATTCAAATATTAGAGCCATTGTAGGATCAGCCAACCGTTTTCCAAAGTATGATGAACTGTATACTTATTTTGTGAACCTTAATCATGATATACAAGGGAATCCGGATTTAAAACCTGAAACCGGCTTTTCAATAGGAGCTTTTTGGGATCAAAATTTTACAACAGGCAATGACTGGAGAATTGCATACAGTGTAGATGCATTATACCTTGATGTACGCGACAGGATCGACATGATGATCATCAAAGAACCTTCTACGTATAAATATATGAATATCAATAGATATAAGAATATGTTGTTGTCTGCCAATGTAGATTTCAGAAAAGATCAGTTTGCTTTTTCCGTAAGAGGATCTGTGAATGGAACATCCGTTAGTATGACAGAGGTAAAAAATGGTGCCCCTGAAGATTTCCAATATCTCGTACAGGCAGGAGCTTCAGCAACATACAAGCTAAAAAATACAGACACCAACTTTTCACTTTATTATAAATATACAGGAGACGACAGGCTTTATGTATCCGATGCAGCCGGGGGCGTTCGACTTGGTAAAACAGATGGATTCCATATGATGGATTTCATCGTAAGCCAGCCTTTCTGGAATAACCATTTTGAGATTGCTGTGGGAGTTAAAAACATTTTTGATGTAACAAGTGTAAGATCTACCGCTATGGCAGGCTCAGCACATACGGCAGCTTCCGGAACAGTTAATTTATATTATGGTAGAAGCTATTTTGCAAGACTTATGTTTCAATTTTAA
- a CDS encoding T9SS type A sorting domain-containing protein encodes MKTKLLLASMFALTVQQTVLAQTDALGYTQANMTLGNGYQNRAFFNLSNGNIVSQPANTWDIAFYRNSNFSVGTRINDAKNIEVYTAATSLAEWDNISINNEASWGEPLYNPDQITDWSQGAFEQGPITSPNPNLPATGWGIYNGLTHHIVGKAIFVLKYATGDYIKFAIEDAFMGYTFKYAKWNGTAWGATETKTLANGTDDAFFNYFSFDTGAKVPNMEPSKNAWDLVFTRYFTDYPYVDQQGNPQTMKYRMAGVIQSPNISVAKVRPEVQAIATGTLPTAYSNNITTIGHSWKPTSGIYNDVVYYVKQGTDYYRLYFTSNEGSQTGNMYFKYKKITGSLGVTEVSKKASFGIYPNPTTADKRVTVLFDVKEKASNKGSVEVYDLTGKKVYTAELTNQTGFYSQDMNLSHLTSGNYMVKITFGGTSETKKLIVK; translated from the coding sequence ATGAAAACAAAACTATTATTGGCTTCAATGTTTGCTCTTACTGTTCAACAAACAGTTCTTGCACAGACAGATGCATTAGGATACACACAGGCAAATATGACATTGGGAAATGGATATCAGAATCGTGCATTCTTTAATCTCTCTAATGGGAATATCGTTTCTCAACCTGCAAATACATGGGATATTGCATTCTATAGAAACTCAAATTTTTCAGTAGGAACAAGAATTAATGATGCTAAAAACATTGAAGTATATACCGCTGCCACTAGCTTAGCCGAATGGGATAATATCAGTATCAACAACGAAGCGTCATGGGGCGAGCCGCTTTACAATCCTGACCAAATTACGGATTGGAGCCAGGGAGCTTTTGAACAAGGCCCTATTACTTCTCCTAATCCTAATCTTCCTGCAACAGGTTGGGGAATTTACAATGGATTAACTCACCACATCGTAGGTAAAGCAATTTTTGTTTTAAAATATGCTACAGGAGATTACATTAAATTTGCGATCGAAGATGCATTTATGGGATATACCTTTAAATATGCCAAATGGAATGGTACTGCGTGGGGTGCAACAGAAACAAAAACTCTGGCGAACGGAACAGATGATGCATTTTTCAACTATTTCTCCTTTGATACCGGAGCAAAAGTTCCTAATATGGAACCCTCTAAAAATGCATGGGACTTAGTGTTCACAAGATATTTTACAGATTATCCTTATGTAGATCAGCAAGGGAATCCACAAACAATGAAATACAGAATGGCTGGTGTTATCCAGAGTCCTAATATCTCTGTGGCTAAAGTAAGACCAGAGGTACAGGCAATCGCTACAGGAACTTTACCTACAGCATACTCTAATAATATAACTACGATTGGACATTCATGGAAACCTACTTCAGGAATTTATAATGATGTGGTTTATTATGTGAAGCAAGGGACGGATTACTACAGATTGTATTTCACTTCTAATGAAGGTTCACAAACTGGTAATATGTATTTCAAATACAAAAAGATCACCGGATCACTAGGAGTTACTGAAGTAAGCAAAAAAGCTTCTTTTGGAATCTATCCAAACCCGACAACGGCAGATAAAAGAGTAACTGTTTTGTTTGATGTAAAGGAAAAAGCAAGTAACAAAGGAAGTGTAGAAGTATACGACCTTACCGGAAAAAAAGTATATACTGCTGAATTAACTAATCAAACAGGATTTTACAGTCAAGACATGAACTTGTCGCACCTAACTTCAGGAAACTATATGGTAAAAATTACCTTTGGAGGAACTTCTGAAACGAAAAAACTTATTGTGAAATAA